The following proteins come from a genomic window of Spongiibacter tropicus DSM 19543:
- a CDS encoding TonB-dependent receptor, with translation MSAAAVAAERTEEMVITASRVEKPLSTIPNTVTLIDQAELERQLSIQNDLSTVLGNLIPSFSPSRQKMTSAGESLRGRKPLYLIDGIPQSNPLRSGGRDGHTISPLMLERVEVLHGANAIHGLGAAGGIINLITKRPSDSLEQSLRVDIGFQTERLSESLDRGVNYSLSNRIDQFDVLASVGYRDNGIAYDANGKVIGVDNTQGDTMAAEEYDLFLKTGYNWDDQRIELMVNRFNIESDHKWASVPGDEDAGVPSGAVREQPPGDGARNRVTTIGLSYENAEMLGHSFRVQLFSQDFEATYGAQITPIATFQDPAYGPDVIDQSQNNSEKRGLKLTLVKDELAGLPLSLVYGIDVLEDETWQALIQTDRTWVPETRYNNYAPYVQAEFTGIEHVTLTAGVRHEESKLEVDDFTTLASYGSRFVKGGEPDFSETLYNVGGTYQFTETWRAFANYSEAFSMPDVGRVLRGINEDDQEVEKFLNLTPILTENSEFGLEYDNGTVNAQLSYYISDSDFGQRLQRGADGIYTVKREKTEVDGIEFRVGWAVTELDTLGLRYAEAEGRYDSDQDGKVDSDLGGTNISPDRVNLSWDRRWTDTLSSRLQVNHLRDRSVKNSSDVTINKFNGYTTVDASADIQVGPGVLSVSVQNLTNRDYFTYYSQSSPNDLRNFKGIGRSFGLAYQLTF, from the coding sequence ATGTCGGCGGCCGCCGTTGCTGCCGAACGCACCGAAGAGATGGTGATTACCGCCAGCCGGGTAGAAAAACCCCTGAGCACGATTCCTAACACCGTCACCCTGATTGATCAGGCCGAGCTGGAGCGTCAACTGTCGATTCAGAACGACCTGTCCACGGTACTGGGCAACCTGATTCCCAGCTTCTCACCGTCGCGCCAGAAAATGACCAGCGCCGGGGAAAGCCTGCGCGGTCGCAAACCCCTGTACCTGATTGACGGCATTCCCCAGTCCAACCCCCTGCGCAGTGGCGGCCGCGACGGCCATACTATTTCGCCGCTGATGCTAGAGCGCGTGGAAGTGCTGCACGGCGCCAATGCCATCCACGGCCTCGGCGCGGCGGGCGGCATCATTAATCTGATTACCAAGCGCCCCAGCGACAGCCTGGAGCAGAGTCTGCGGGTGGATATCGGCTTTCAGACCGAACGCCTCAGCGAAAGCTTGGATCGCGGGGTGAACTACAGCCTGTCCAACCGCATTGACCAGTTCGACGTGCTGGCCAGTGTTGGCTACCGCGATAACGGAATCGCCTACGACGCCAACGGCAAGGTGATTGGCGTGGACAACACCCAGGGCGACACCATGGCCGCCGAGGAATATGACCTGTTCCTGAAAACCGGTTACAACTGGGACGACCAGCGCATTGAGCTGATGGTGAACCGCTTCAATATCGAGAGCGATCATAAGTGGGCCTCAGTACCCGGTGACGAAGATGCCGGCGTGCCCAGCGGCGCGGTTCGCGAGCAGCCGCCGGGCGATGGTGCACGCAACCGGGTGACCACCATCGGCCTGAGCTATGAAAATGCCGAGATGCTGGGCCACAGCTTCCGGGTACAGCTTTTCAGCCAGGACTTTGAAGCGACCTATGGAGCACAGATTACGCCCATCGCCACGTTCCAGGATCCGGCCTACGGCCCCGATGTGATTGACCAGTCGCAGAACAATTCTGAAAAACGCGGCCTGAAGCTGACACTGGTGAAAGACGAGCTTGCGGGGCTGCCGCTGTCGCTGGTGTACGGCATCGACGTGCTGGAAGACGAGACCTGGCAGGCGCTGATCCAAACCGACCGTACCTGGGTGCCGGAAACCCGCTACAACAACTACGCCCCTTATGTGCAAGCGGAATTTACCGGCATTGAACACGTGACCCTGACCGCCGGGGTACGCCATGAAGAGTCCAAGCTGGAAGTGGACGATTTCACCACTCTCGCCAGCTACGGCAGCCGCTTTGTGAAGGGCGGTGAACCTGACTTTTCCGAAACCTTGTACAACGTCGGCGGCACCTACCAGTTCACCGAAACGTGGCGCGCCTTTGCCAACTACTCGGAAGCCTTCTCCATGCCGGATGTGGGCCGGGTACTGCGCGGTATCAATGAAGACGATCAGGAAGTGGAGAAGTTTCTCAACCTCACCCCCATCCTCACCGAGAACAGCGAGTTCGGGCTGGAGTATGACAACGGCACGGTGAATGCGCAGCTCAGCTACTACATTTCCGACTCGGATTTCGGCCAGCGCCTGCAGCGCGGTGCGGACGGCATTTACACCGTAAAGCGTGAAAAAACCGAAGTCGACGGCATTGAGTTTCGCGTTGGCTGGGCCGTCACCGAGCTCGATACCCTCGGTCTGCGCTACGCCGAAGCCGAAGGTCGCTACGACTCCGACCAGGACGGCAAGGTCGATTCCGATCTTGGCGGTACCAATATCTCCCCCGATCGCGTCAACCTGAGCTGGGACCGCCGCTGGACTGATACCCTTAGCTCACGTTTGCAGGTGAATCACCTGCGCGACCGCAGCGTGAAAAACAGCAGCGATGTCACCATCAATAAATTCAACGGTTACACCACCGTCGATGCCAGCGCCGATATTCAGGTGGGACCGGGCGTGCTGAGCGTGTCGGTACAGAACCTGACCAACCGCGACTACTTCACTTACTACTCCCAGAGTAGCCCCAACGATCTGCGTAACTTTAAGGGCATTGGTCGCAGCTTTGGCCTCGCCTACCAGCTTACTTTCTGA
- a CDS encoding ABC-F family ATP-binding cassette domain-containing protein, whose amino-acid sequence MTKRFLTLDNVSYTLPDGRALFSQLNTQFDLQPTGLVGRNGVGKSLLARILAGQLAPTSGHRQASGPVRYLPQQLAPIAGSTVADLAGVQPVLSALERIEQGSAATEDFDALGEQWDIRQRLQTALANAGLPELGPNSPADALSGGEAMRVALAGAMLSAADFLILDEPSNHLDRPSRQALIEQLQQWSRGLIVISHDRDLLNSLSRIVELSPSGLQSYGGNYAFYAACKASERQAAQQQLDHAKLARKREEKTIREQRDRQAHRQARGKQARQEGGQPKILLDARQQRSENSSGKAQRQQAARQAALRENVLAAQQQLDRDADITVHLPVSSATPPRRVLNLENLSLPFGACTTPITLNLSGQQRVGVVGANGSGKSTLLKVIAGQLSPRGGHCHLTGELAYLDQRLTTLDPHQSVLAQIRAANPVAPESELRMQLAQLDLDTQKITVPSGTLSGGEQLKAALACLLYAALAPALLLLDEPSNHLDLPSLAALETMLGAFHGSLMVVSHDETFLNALRLTQRLSFEPPGIHLSAW is encoded by the coding sequence ATGACGAAGCGCTTCCTGACACTGGACAATGTGTCCTATACGCTGCCCGATGGCCGCGCCCTGTTTTCCCAACTGAACACGCAATTTGATCTGCAGCCCACCGGGCTGGTGGGCCGTAACGGCGTGGGTAAATCTCTGCTGGCTCGCATTCTGGCCGGGCAACTGGCTCCCACTTCGGGACACCGCCAGGCATCCGGGCCGGTGCGCTACCTGCCTCAGCAACTGGCGCCGATCGCGGGGAGCACCGTCGCCGACCTCGCTGGTGTTCAGCCGGTTTTGTCCGCGCTTGAGCGCATTGAACAGGGCAGCGCCGCCACGGAGGATTTCGACGCGCTGGGCGAGCAGTGGGATATTCGCCAGCGCCTGCAAACGGCATTGGCAAACGCCGGACTGCCCGAGCTAGGCCCCAACAGCCCGGCCGATGCACTCAGCGGTGGCGAGGCCATGCGAGTGGCGCTGGCCGGTGCCATGTTATCGGCGGCGGATTTCCTGATTCTCGATGAACCCAGCAATCACCTGGACCGCCCCAGCCGACAGGCGCTGATTGAGCAGCTGCAGCAGTGGTCGCGAGGGCTGATTGTCATCAGCCACGACCGCGACTTACTCAATAGCCTCAGTCGTATTGTCGAACTGTCGCCTTCCGGCCTGCAAAGCTACGGCGGCAACTATGCGTTTTACGCCGCCTGCAAAGCCAGTGAACGACAGGCCGCGCAACAGCAGCTCGACCACGCCAAGCTGGCACGCAAGCGCGAAGAAAAGACCATACGTGAACAGCGCGACCGACAAGCCCACCGGCAGGCGCGGGGCAAACAGGCGCGGCAGGAAGGCGGTCAACCCAAGATTTTGCTGGATGCCCGGCAGCAGCGCAGCGAAAACTCCTCTGGGAAAGCGCAGCGCCAACAGGCCGCGCGTCAGGCCGCATTAAGGGAAAACGTACTTGCCGCCCAGCAGCAGCTTGACCGCGACGCCGACATTACGGTGCACCTGCCCGTCTCATCAGCGACACCGCCACGCCGCGTGCTGAATCTGGAAAACCTGAGCCTGCCCTTTGGTGCCTGCACCACGCCGATCACCCTCAATCTCAGCGGACAGCAGCGCGTCGGCGTAGTCGGCGCCAATGGCAGTGGCAAGTCAACCCTGCTCAAGGTCATTGCCGGGCAACTGTCACCGCGCGGCGGGCACTGCCATCTCACTGGCGAGCTGGCCTATCTTGACCAGCGCCTGACAACACTGGACCCACACCAAAGTGTGCTGGCACAGATTCGGGCGGCCAATCCCGTCGCACCGGAAAGCGAGCTGCGCATGCAACTGGCCCAGCTCGACCTCGACACACAAAAGATCACGGTGCCCAGCGGCACGCTGAGCGGCGGTGAGCAGCTCAAGGCAGCCCTCGCCTGTCTCCTCTATGCGGCCTTGGCACCAGCACTGCTATTGCTCGACGAGCCCAGTAACCACCTCGATTTGCCGTCGCTGGCCGCACTGGAGACGATGTTGGGCGCGTTTCACGGCAGCCTGATGGTGGTCTCCCACGACGAGACGTTTCTGAACGCTCTGAGACTGACTCAACGATTGTCTTTCGAGCCACCGGGCATCCACCTGTCGGCCTGGTGA
- a CDS encoding TlpA family protein disulfide reductase, translating into MTIRHGLCSFFLAPLLMLTASISHAANFQSGSFDLANYRGKVVYLDFWASWCDPCRASFPFMNRLVSEYGDDLAVVTINLDEDADSAREFIEEFQPTFPVFHDPDGIFAKQYKVAGMPNSYLFDRRGQLLLKHIGFTKSTPDELDGKIKNAIRQ; encoded by the coding sequence ATGACCATTCGCCACGGACTTTGTTCTTTTTTTCTGGCCCCGCTGCTGATGCTAACGGCCAGCATCAGCCATGCCGCAAACTTTCAGTCAGGCAGCTTCGACCTGGCTAATTACCGCGGCAAAGTGGTGTACCTGGATTTCTGGGCCTCGTGGTGTGATCCCTGCCGGGCGTCCTTTCCCTTTATGAACCGGCTGGTCAGTGAATACGGCGACGACCTGGCCGTGGTCACCATCAATCTGGATGAAGACGCCGACAGTGCCAGGGAATTCATCGAGGAATTTCAGCCGACCTTTCCGGTGTTTCACGATCCCGACGGGATTTTTGCCAAGCAGTACAAGGTGGCGGGCATGCCCAACTCCTATCTGTTCGACCGCCGCGGTCAACTGCTGCTGAAGCACATCGGTTTTACCAAAAGCACCCCTGACGAGCTGGATGGCAAGATCAAAAATGCCATTCGGCAGTAG
- a CDS encoding DUF4266 domain-containing protein, producing the protein MKKLVFILLAGLSLSACSNMGVEPWERQNLAKPEMALDSSPLRSSLDDHIYFSKEASSGGRSFGGGGCGCN; encoded by the coding sequence ATGAAAAAGCTAGTGTTTATCTTACTCGCCGGACTCTCCCTCAGCGCCTGCAGCAACATGGGCGTAGAGCCTTGGGAGCGGCAAAACCTGGCCAAGCCGGAAATGGCACTGGACAGCTCACCGCTGCGTTCGTCATTGGACGATCACATTTACTTCAGTAAAGAAGCCTCCAGTGGTGGCCGCAGCTTCGGCGGCGGTGGCTGCGGCTGTAATTGA
- a CDS encoding DUF3570 domain-containing protein, with product MKTHSKKSIRLSLAAASCALVGANVAVAENAHDVGDWDVSAALLFYNEADRVTAAEPVIKAVKQLDTDETLSLKLTLDTLTGASGSGAVPTDRPQTYTTPSGNSSYTVNAGDIPLDESFKDTRVALNAAWERPISKDLTMVLGGNLSSEYDYQSLSANTSFAWDTNGGNTTWMAGASAGVDSIDPVGGKPIAFGVMQEADATQPRDGSNDTKSLFDVIVGVTQVIDQNSLFQLNYSLSQSSGYLTDPYKIISVVDPVTGRPLFTNVNEPNLPTVVYENRPDSRLKHSIFGQYKRYIGGDVLDASYRLMVDDWGITSHTIDLRYRWKMGDTLYIEPHVRVYQQSAADFYTPFFVDGTQPVAGNDKVEASADYRLGEFNGYTFGAELGQDTADNSWSVALEYYLQTGNEPDGTFGELTRQELYPDVDAVMLRVVYDF from the coding sequence ATGAAAACCCACAGTAAGAAATCGATTCGCCTGTCGCTGGCGGCTGCCAGTTGCGCGCTGGTTGGCGCCAATGTTGCCGTTGCCGAGAACGCCCACGATGTGGGTGATTGGGATGTGAGTGCCGCGCTGCTGTTTTACAACGAGGCTGACCGGGTGACGGCGGCCGAGCCGGTTATCAAGGCGGTCAAACAACTGGATACCGACGAAACCCTGTCGCTGAAACTGACACTGGACACCCTGACCGGCGCCTCGGGCAGTGGTGCGGTGCCCACGGATCGCCCGCAAACCTACACGACGCCGTCGGGAAATAGCAGCTATACCGTCAACGCTGGCGATATTCCACTGGATGAGTCCTTCAAAGATACCCGTGTTGCGCTCAACGCAGCCTGGGAGCGTCCAATCTCGAAAGACCTCACCATGGTGCTGGGTGGCAATCTGTCGTCGGAATACGATTACCAGTCGCTGTCGGCCAATACCTCCTTTGCCTGGGATACCAACGGCGGCAATACCACCTGGATGGCCGGTGCCTCGGCAGGTGTGGACAGCATCGACCCGGTGGGCGGCAAGCCGATAGCCTTTGGTGTGATGCAGGAAGCCGATGCGACGCAGCCCCGCGACGGCAGCAACGACACCAAGTCGCTGTTCGACGTGATTGTGGGCGTTACCCAGGTCATCGACCAGAACAGCCTGTTCCAGCTCAACTACTCGCTGAGTCAGTCCAGCGGTTACCTGACCGACCCCTACAAGATTATCAGCGTGGTTGACCCGGTTACCGGTCGCCCGCTGTTTACCAATGTCAACGAGCCCAATCTGCCCACGGTGGTGTATGAGAACCGCCCGGACAGCCGCTTGAAACACAGTATTTTCGGTCAGTACAAACGCTATATCGGCGGCGATGTGTTGGATGCCTCCTACCGCCTGATGGTGGATGACTGGGGCATTACCTCGCATACCATCGACCTGCGCTATCGCTGGAAAATGGGCGACACCCTGTACATTGAACCCCACGTGCGGGTCTACCAGCAGAGCGCGGCGGATTTCTATACCCCGTTCTTTGTGGACGGCACGCAACCCGTGGCAGGCAACGACAAGGTGGAAGCCTCAGCGGACTACCGGCTGGGTGAATTCAACGGCTATACCTTTGGTGCCGAACTGGGACAGGACACGGCTGACAATAGCTGGAGTGTCGCGCTGGAGTACTACCTGCAAACCGGCAATGAGCCCGACGGCACGTTTGGCGAGCTGACTCGGCAGGAACTGTACCCCGACGTCGATGCGGTCATGCTCCGTGTGGTGTACGACTTCTAA
- a CDS encoding protein-disulfide reductase DsbD family protein — protein MKNWILSLAMLAGLLLSSLLSSTPTYALNTAVESNDGQFLPVETAYRMTPRIDGDELLMQWDIADGYYLYGHRFKASLVAGGQPHKLALKLPQGKHKQDEYFGDVEVYYHQVIARLPLPDGGPFTLKLSSQGCADAGLCYPPNHRLYRVDSASDSVMRVDAPDAVVTDSAPAPAESGGASAPVEVFSLQQLLAMAALAFAGGLILNLMPCVFPVLALKAISLLESSDSTAGERRMHGLVYTAGVVCSFMLVAGVLVVLRASGQELGWGYQLQSPWFVAALVYLFFLMGLSFSGVIELGAELAGVGQGLVEKGGLSGSFFTGVLAVVVASPCTAPFMGASLGFALTQPMAIALTVFLALALGMATPFLLLSIVPGLGRLLPRPGNWMVTLKEVMAFPMYLTGIWLLWVLGRQAGINAAMLVLIGCLLIAVAVYFWKRPVRWQRGLALVASLGAVFVLTTTSPLSEPVPVHSAARDDGSAFPLTADGDALRYSPDRLASLRSDGGPVFLNVTADWCITCKANEKVALGTDTIKNAMAAQHIRYMKADWTNRDAEVSRLLARYKRSGVPLYVFFPGDGKAEVVLPQLLSKEKVLTAFQASQGS, from the coding sequence ATGAAAAATTGGATTCTCTCGCTTGCGATGTTGGCGGGCTTGCTGCTGTCGAGCCTGCTATCGTCCACGCCGACCTACGCGCTGAATACCGCCGTGGAGTCCAATGACGGGCAGTTTCTTCCGGTGGAGACCGCCTACCGGATGACGCCGCGTATCGATGGCGATGAGCTGCTGATGCAGTGGGACATAGCCGACGGCTATTACCTTTACGGCCACCGCTTCAAGGCGTCGCTCGTGGCGGGTGGGCAGCCCCACAAGCTGGCACTGAAGCTGCCTCAGGGTAAGCACAAACAGGATGAATATTTTGGCGATGTGGAGGTGTACTACCACCAGGTCATTGCCCGTCTCCCGCTGCCCGATGGGGGGCCTTTTACACTGAAGCTCAGTTCTCAGGGCTGCGCCGATGCCGGTTTGTGCTATCCGCCCAATCACCGGCTTTACCGCGTTGACTCCGCCAGTGACTCGGTGATGAGGGTCGATGCGCCCGACGCAGTGGTTACTGATTCTGCCCCGGCGCCTGCCGAAAGTGGCGGGGCCAGTGCGCCTGTCGAGGTGTTTTCTCTGCAACAGTTATTGGCGATGGCGGCACTGGCCTTTGCCGGCGGCCTGATCCTGAACCTGATGCCCTGTGTGTTTCCGGTGCTGGCGCTCAAAGCGATCAGCCTGCTGGAAAGCAGCGACAGCACGGCGGGCGAGCGTCGAATGCATGGCCTGGTGTACACCGCCGGTGTGGTGTGTAGCTTTATGCTGGTGGCCGGTGTGTTGGTCGTGCTGCGCGCCTCCGGGCAGGAGCTGGGTTGGGGCTATCAGTTGCAGTCACCGTGGTTTGTGGCAGCACTGGTCTACCTGTTCTTTTTGATGGGCTTGAGCTTTTCCGGCGTTATTGAACTGGGCGCGGAGCTGGCGGGTGTCGGCCAAGGGCTGGTGGAAAAAGGCGGCTTAAGCGGGTCGTTTTTCACTGGCGTACTGGCGGTGGTGGTGGCCAGTCCCTGTACGGCGCCGTTTATGGGCGCCTCGCTGGGTTTTGCCCTGACTCAGCCGATGGCCATTGCGCTAACGGTGTTTCTGGCGCTGGCACTGGGGATGGCGACACCCTTTCTGCTGCTGTCGATTGTGCCCGGACTGGGGCGTCTGCTGCCGCGCCCCGGCAATTGGATGGTGACCCTCAAAGAGGTGATGGCCTTTCCGATGTATCTGACCGGCATCTGGCTGCTGTGGGTGCTGGGCCGTCAGGCGGGTATCAATGCCGCGATGCTGGTGTTGATCGGCTGCCTGCTGATTGCCGTGGCCGTGTATTTCTGGAAAAGGCCGGTTCGCTGGCAGCGTGGTCTGGCGCTTGTCGCCAGTCTGGGCGCAGTGTTTGTACTGACCACGACGTCGCCACTGAGTGAGCCCGTGCCAGTACACAGCGCCGCTCGCGATGACGGCAGTGCCTTTCCCCTGACTGCCGATGGTGATGCCCTGCGCTACAGCCCGGATCGCCTCGCGTCTCTACGCAGTGATGGTGGCCCGGTGTTTCTGAATGTGACGGCCGACTGGTGTATTACCTGCAAGGCCAATGAGAAAGTGGCGTTGGGCACCGATACCATCAAGAATGCCATGGCCGCACAGCACATTCGTTATATGAAGGCCGACTGGACCAACCGCGACGCGGAGGTCAGTCGTCTACTGGCTCGCTACAAGCGCTCCGGGGTACCGCTGTATGTGTTTTTCCCTGGTGATGGCAAAGCAGAAGTGGTGCTGCCACAGTTGCTCAGCAAGGAAAAAGTCCTGACGGCTTTTCAAGCCAGCCAGGGTAGCTGA
- a CDS encoding FAD:protein FMN transferase — translation MERELVLTKTDTGMAGQFQAMASPCEVLIDSEDEALARRIADTVAAEAWRIEATFSRYRDDNIVYRINNANGEPVEVDAETAQLLDFAEQAYQLSDGAFDLSSGVLRRAWKFDGSDRLPSQSQIDELLSIVGWDKLRWQSPVLCLQPGMEIDFGGIGKEYAVDRAASLVRAFTDTPILINFGGDLFATAPPAGQPHWLVGVENIGGLQSAMIQLQRGGLATSGDARRFLLNNAKRYPHVLNPRTGWPVMDAPRSVTVAAGSCVEAGLLATLAMLSGREAESFLAAQDVLHWIQR, via the coding sequence ATGGAAAGGGAACTTGTCCTCACGAAAACCGATACCGGCATGGCCGGGCAGTTTCAGGCCATGGCCAGCCCCTGTGAGGTGCTGATCGACAGTGAGGACGAGGCACTGGCCCGGCGTATTGCCGATACGGTAGCCGCCGAGGCCTGGCGTATTGAAGCCACCTTCTCCCGCTATCGCGATGACAATATTGTGTACCGCATTAACAATGCCAATGGCGAGCCGGTGGAGGTTGATGCTGAAACTGCCCAGTTGTTGGACTTTGCCGAGCAGGCTTACCAGCTCAGCGACGGTGCGTTTGACCTGAGTTCCGGTGTGCTGCGCCGGGCGTGGAAATTCGACGGTAGTGACCGTCTGCCCAGCCAGTCACAAATCGACGAGCTGCTGAGCATCGTCGGCTGGGACAAGCTGCGCTGGCAGTCGCCGGTACTGTGTCTGCAACCGGGGATGGAGATCGACTTTGGTGGGATTGGTAAGGAATACGCGGTAGACCGTGCCGCCTCGCTGGTGAGAGCCTTTACCGATACGCCGATTCTGATCAACTTTGGCGGCGATCTGTTTGCCACCGCGCCGCCTGCCGGTCAGCCCCACTGGCTGGTGGGGGTGGAGAATATCGGCGGCCTGCAATCGGCGATGATCCAGTTACAGCGCGGCGGGCTGGCCACCAGTGGCGATGCCCGCCGCTTTCTGCTGAACAATGCCAAGCGCTACCCCCACGTACTCAATCCCCGCACCGGCTGGCCGGTGATGGACGCCCCGCGTTCGGTCACTGTGGCCGCGGGCAGTTGCGTGGAAGCCGGTCTGCTGGCCACGCTGGCCATGCTCAGCGGTCGCGAGGCGGAAAGCTTTCTTGCCGCCCAAGACGTGCTGCACTGGATTCAACGCTGA
- a CDS encoding DUF3240 family protein — MSTQQRLILTVPPSLEDELVDYLLSLESVTGFTSYPVRGHGENRQLSIAEQVTGRQKRVQFELILNAGQVSTVLDGLRDNVGSDIFYWYQDVSGSGRL, encoded by the coding sequence ATGTCGACACAACAGCGTTTAATACTGACCGTTCCGCCCAGTCTGGAAGATGAACTGGTGGACTACCTGCTGAGCCTGGAGAGTGTCACCGGCTTTACCTCCTACCCGGTGCGCGGGCACGGCGAAAACCGTCAGCTTTCGATAGCCGAGCAGGTGACCGGGCGCCAAAAACGGGTGCAGTTCGAACTGATTCTGAACGCCGGGCAAGTCAGCACCGTGCTCGACGGCCTGCGCGACAACGTCGGCAGCGATATCTTTTACTGGTATCAGGATGTGAGTGGCAGCGGCCGCCTGTAG